A genome region from Methylobacterium sp. FF17 includes the following:
- the flhB gene encoding flagellar biosynthesis protein FlhB: MSDEDQESKTEDATERKIREALDKGNVPFSREAPVFASILGLLIALSFVVRDGVAPLLQALAPFLDHPRDFALENNQDVARLLEATAMAAARFLIPIVLIIGGCGLVASLIQNVPSLVGERIRPQWSRISPAAGWGRIFGKAGQVEFLKSLLKFLSVSLIALLLLRSEGGKAVSAMFADPSQIPDLILTVSVRLISVVCIATIVIVAADLVWSRMRWQRSLRMSKQDLKDEHKQTEGDPLVKSRLRSLAQDRSRKRMLANVKQATVVIANPTHYAIALRYARDEQPAPLVMAKGKDLVALRIREIAEANGIAVVEDKPLARSLYDSVEVDQMIPAEFYSAVAQILFFLFSKAR, encoded by the coding sequence ATGTCCGACGAAGACCAGGAGAGCAAGACCGAAGACGCCACCGAGCGGAAGATCCGCGAGGCCCTCGACAAGGGCAACGTGCCGTTCTCCCGCGAGGCGCCGGTCTTCGCCTCGATCCTCGGGCTGCTGATCGCCCTCAGCTTCGTGGTCCGGGACGGGGTCGCCCCCCTGCTCCAGGCGCTCGCGCCCTTCCTCGACCATCCCCGCGATTTCGCCCTGGAGAACAACCAGGATGTGGCGCGCCTCCTCGAAGCGACCGCGATGGCGGCCGCGCGCTTCCTCATCCCCATCGTGCTGATCATCGGGGGCTGCGGGCTCGTCGCGTCCCTGATCCAGAACGTGCCGAGCCTCGTCGGCGAGCGGATCCGCCCGCAATGGTCGCGCATCTCGCCGGCGGCGGGCTGGGGACGGATCTTCGGAAAGGCGGGTCAGGTCGAGTTCCTGAAATCGCTCCTTAAATTTTTAAGTGTCAGTCTCATCGCCCTGCTACTCCTGCGCTCGGAGGGCGGCAAAGCCGTGAGTGCCATGTTCGCCGACCCGAGCCAGATCCCGGATCTCATCCTGACCGTCTCGGTCCGGCTCATCTCGGTCGTGTGCATCGCCACGATCGTCATCGTGGCGGCCGACCTCGTCTGGTCGCGCATGCGCTGGCAGCGCTCCCTGCGCATGTCGAAGCAGGACCTCAAGGACGAGCACAAGCAGACCGAGGGCGATCCCCTGGTGAAGAGCCGCCTGCGCTCGCTGGCGCAGGACCGCTCGCGCAAGCGCATGCTCGCCAACGTCAAGCAGGCCACGGTGGTGATCGCGAACCCCACGCACTACGCCATCGCCCTGCGCTACGCCCGCGACGAGCAGCCCGCCCCCCTGGTCATGGCCAAGGGCAAGGACCTCGTGGCCCTGCGCATCCGAGAAATCGCCGAGGCGAACGGCATCGCTGTCGTGGAAGACAAGCCTCTCGCAAGGTCCCTGTACGACAGTGTCGAGGTGGACCAGATGATTCCGGCGGAGTTCTACAGCGCAGTGGCTCAGATCCTGTTCTTCCTGTTCTCGAAGGCCCGATGA
- a CDS encoding flagellar motor switch protein FliG, whose protein sequence is MASVPIPLRAPGPHRSLKPVDEVATLLLAMGKPAAGRLLKYFEPDEIKRITRSATQLGTVSAGQLDDIVEMFSHEFAADGRLVGTASEVEKLFSGLLPADQVAEMLADARGGATRSVWERMSEVGESVIASYVVKEHPQTAALILSRLKPAAAAKVMSHLPQPTRNTVMRRMLSFKPVGEAVIAIIEQALHEDLLANGARNAGADTHAKMADIINKMERTQIDEVLSSLSESRPKSVEILKGLLFTFDDIVKLAPRARTTLFDAVPNDRLILALKGTEAEFRGVILGALSARVRRMVEHELNGGEPAAQKDVTEARRSITDLALEMAGRGDIEINGGGEAEALVR, encoded by the coding sequence GTGGCGAGCGTGCCGATCCCCCTCCGGGCTCCAGGCCCCCACCGGTCCCTCAAGCCGGTGGACGAGGTCGCGACCCTGCTGCTGGCCATGGGCAAGCCCGCCGCCGGCCGCCTGCTGAAGTATTTCGAGCCGGATGAGATCAAGCGCATCACCCGCTCGGCCACGCAGCTCGGCACCGTGAGCGCGGGCCAGCTCGACGACATCGTCGAGATGTTCTCCCACGAATTCGCCGCCGACGGCCGCCTCGTCGGCACCGCCTCCGAGGTGGAGAAGCTGTTCTCCGGGCTGCTCCCGGCGGATCAGGTCGCCGAGATGCTCGCCGACGCGCGGGGCGGCGCCACGCGCTCGGTCTGGGAGCGCATGTCCGAGGTCGGCGAATCGGTGATCGCGAGCTACGTCGTCAAGGAACACCCCCAGACGGCGGCCCTGATCCTGTCGCGCCTGAAGCCGGCGGCGGCGGCCAAGGTGATGTCCCACCTGCCCCAGCCCACCCGCAACACGGTGATGCGGCGGATGCTGAGCTTCAAGCCGGTGGGCGAGGCGGTGATCGCGATCATCGAGCAGGCCCTGCACGAGGACCTGCTCGCCAACGGCGCCCGCAACGCCGGGGCCGACACCCATGCCAAAATGGCCGACATCATCAACAAGATGGAGCGGACCCAGATCGACGAGGTGCTCTCCAGCCTCTCCGAATCGCGCCCGAAATCGGTGGAGATCCTCAAGGGGCTGCTCTTCACCTTCGACGACATCGTCAAGCTGGCGCCGCGCGCCCGCACCACCCTGTTCGACGCCGTGCCCAACGACCGCCTGATCCTGGCGCTGAAGGGCACCGAGGCGGAGTTCCGGGGGGTCATCCTCGGGGCGCTCTCGGCCCGTGTACGCCGCATGGTGGAGCACGAACTGAACGGCGGCGAGCCGGCGGCCCAGAAGGACGTGACCGAGGCGCGCCGCAGCATCACCGACCTCGCCCTGGAGATGGCGGGGCGCGGCGACATCGAGATCAACGGCGGGGGCGAGGCCGAAGCCCTGGTGCGCTAG
- the fliN gene encoding flagellar motor switch protein FliN, whose amino-acid sequence MSNSPFDDADLASSAAPPVFPTVSAAASAPEAASPDARIGDGRNLDSILRIPVLIQVVLGSATMPVANLMKLGRGAIVPLDHRVGEPVDVTVNGRVVARGEIVVVEEDNSRFGVSLTEIVGPADAGQNG is encoded by the coding sequence ATGAGCAACAGCCCCTTCGACGATGCGGACCTCGCGTCCTCCGCTGCCCCGCCGGTCTTCCCGACCGTCTCGGCCGCCGCTTCGGCCCCCGAGGCGGCGTCGCCCGACGCGCGGATCGGCGACGGCCGCAACCTCGATTCGATCCTGCGCATCCCCGTCCTGATCCAGGTGGTCCTGGGTTCGGCGACGATGCCGGTGGCGAACCTGATGAAGCTCGGGCGCGGCGCCATCGTGCCCCTCGACCACCGGGTCGGCGAGCCCGTGGACGTCACCGTGAACGGCCGGGTGGTGGCGCGCGGCGAGATCGTGGTGGTGGAGGAGGACAATTCGCGCTTCGGAGTCTCGCTGACCGAGATCGTCGGCCCGGCCGACGCCGGCCAGAACGGCTGA
- a CDS encoding flagellar motor switch protein FliM, producing MDASTGNAADIRARLIEAGGLSLDRMPMLNVVFDRLTSGCSDNLKPLVSSPVYFAFNGFASGRFGEMLDAYEGNAVAGIFHAPEWDSHILVGLDRDFLFTMVEALFGADGAEPPVEDERAFSALEIRLAQTILEQVGKALESSFSLVSATPFRLERTETRMEFAVIGGRSNKAVEAKFSIQALNRGGELFLILPQSVLNPMRPALAKVLTGDSAARDPAWTQQIATEVQKAQVTLRAVLEERTLTLGEIAGLKVGQVIGLDATPATRVKLEGNDRPLFWCHMGQAQGSYVLRVDEAITPGKEGAGDDAVG from the coding sequence ATGGACGCGTCCACCGGCAACGCCGCCGACATCCGCGCCCGCCTGATCGAGGCCGGGGGGCTCTCCCTCGACCGCATGCCGATGCTGAACGTGGTGTTCGACCGGCTCACCTCGGGCTGCTCGGACAACCTGAAGCCGCTCGTCTCCTCACCGGTCTACTTTGCGTTCAACGGCTTCGCGAGCGGTCGCTTCGGCGAGATGCTCGACGCCTACGAGGGCAACGCGGTGGCGGGCATCTTCCACGCCCCCGAATGGGACAGCCACATCCTGGTGGGCCTCGACCGGGACTTCCTCTTCACCATGGTGGAGGCCCTGTTCGGCGCCGACGGAGCCGAGCCGCCGGTGGAGGACGAGCGCGCCTTCTCGGCCCTGGAGATCCGCCTCGCCCAGACCATCCTCGAACAGGTCGGCAAGGCCCTGGAATCCTCGTTCTCCCTGGTCTCCGCGACGCCGTTCCGGCTGGAGCGCACCGAGACCCGCATGGAATTCGCCGTAATCGGCGGCCGCAGCAACAAGGCCGTCGAGGCCAAGTTCTCGATCCAGGCCCTCAATCGCGGCGGCGAACTCTTCCTGATCCTGCCCCAATCCGTCCTCAACCCGATGCGCCCCGCCCTCGCCAAGGTGCTGACCGGCGATTCCGCCGCCCGCGACCCGGCCTGGACGCAGCAGATCGCCACCGAGGTGCAGAAGGCGCAGGTCACCCTCCGGGCGGTGCTCGAGGAACGCACCCTGACCCTGGGCGAGATCGCCGGCCTCAAGGTCGGCCAGGTCATCGGCCTCGACGCGACGCCCGCGACGCGGGTGAAGCTCGAGGGCAACGACAGGCCGCTGTTCTGGTGCCATATGGGGCAGGCGCAGGGCTCCTACGTCCTGCGCGTCGACGAAGCCATCACTCCGGGTAAGGAAGGCGCGGGCGATGACGCCGTGGGCTGA
- the motA gene encoding flagellar motor stator protein MotA — translation MGVLIGLVIAIACMLGGFVAMGGHLVVLWQPWEFVIIGGMGAGGFIMANTMKTVVDSGKASMDALTGKVPKRKDYLALLGLLHALVRELKTKPRNEVEPHLDDPANSEIFKAYPDVAKDADLVLFICDYARLILIGNARAHEIEALMEEEISGYRKDRLKPYAAVTTVAEAMPALGIVAAVLGIVKAMGALDQSPQILGGLIGAALVGTFFGVFMSYGVLAPFAIKIKAVREKQNHVYVVVKQTLIAYMSGAVPQIAVEYGRKGISLADRPTIDEVENATVNGGAQREAA, via the coding sequence TTGGGCGTTCTCATCGGCCTCGTCATCGCAATCGCCTGCATGCTCGGCGGCTTCGTCGCCATGGGCGGCCACCTCGTCGTGCTCTGGCAACCGTGGGAATTCGTCATCATCGGGGGCATGGGAGCCGGCGGCTTCATCATGGCCAACACGATGAAGACGGTGGTGGATTCCGGTAAGGCGAGCATGGACGCGCTCACCGGCAAGGTGCCCAAGCGCAAGGACTACCTCGCCCTGCTCGGCCTGCTGCACGCCCTCGTGCGCGAGTTGAAGACGAAGCCCCGCAACGAGGTCGAGCCGCACCTCGACGACCCGGCCAATTCCGAGATCTTCAAGGCCTATCCGGACGTGGCCAAGGATGCCGACCTCGTCCTGTTCATCTGCGACTACGCCCGGCTCATCCTGATCGGCAACGCCCGCGCGCACGAGATCGAGGCCCTGATGGAGGAGGAGATCTCGGGCTACCGCAAGGACCGGCTCAAGCCCTACGCGGCGGTCACCACCGTGGCCGAGGCGATGCCGGCGCTCGGCATCGTGGCGGCGGTGCTCGGCATCGTGAAGGCCATGGGCGCCCTCGACCAGTCGCCCCAGATCCTCGGCGGCCTCATCGGCGCGGCGCTGGTGGGCACCTTCTTCGGGGTGTTCATGTCCTACGGCGTGCTCGCCCCCTTCGCGATCAAGATCAAGGCGGTCCGCGAGAAGCAGAACCACGTCTACGTCGTCGTCAAGCAGACCCTGATCGCCTACATGAGCGGGGCGGTGCCGCAGATCGCCGTCGAGTATGGCCGCAAGGGCATCTCGCTCGCCGACCGGCCCACCATCGACGAGGTCGAGAACGCCACCGTGAACGGCGGCGCGCAGAGGGAGGCCGCCTGA
- a CDS encoding DUF3606 domain-containing protein → MSSSATSGNQHQSSNEHEPATVNVSEPWTLAYWARRFEVPSEDVQAAVEVVGHEPARVAAHLGRPWPFEGSGIV, encoded by the coding sequence ATGAGCAGCAGCGCGACATCGGGCAACCAGCACCAATCGAGCAACGAGCACGAGCCCGCCACCGTCAACGTCTCCGAGCCCTGGACCCTGGCCTACTGGGCGCGCCGCTTCGAGGTGCCGAGCGAGGACGTGCAGGCGGCGGTGGAGGTCGTGGGCCACGAGCCCGCGCGGGTGGCCGCCCATCTCGGCCGGCCCTGGCCGTTCGAGGGCAGCGGCATCGTCTGA
- the dut gene encoding dUTP diphosphatase, with translation MSRDLSVEIRLLDARLAGWGFPRWGSADAAGLDLHACLDAALDLPPQGPPALIPAGFTLAIGDPAWCGLIFPRSGLGHREGLVLGNGTGVIDADYAGPLLISAWNRNPGGAGIRIEPGDRIAQLVFTRVTRPTLTVKAAEAPRTEDQAVEAPGGRGSGGFGSTGRR, from the coding sequence GTGAGCCGCGACCTCTCCGTCGAGATCCGTCTGCTCGATGCCCGCCTCGCCGGCTGGGGCTTTCCCCGCTGGGGCTCGGCGGACGCCGCCGGACTCGACCTGCACGCCTGCCTCGACGCGGCACTGGACCTGCCGCCGCAGGGGCCGCCGGCCCTGATTCCGGCGGGCTTCACCCTGGCGATCGGCGATCCGGCCTGGTGCGGGCTGATCTTCCCGCGCTCCGGTCTCGGCCATCGCGAGGGCCTCGTCCTCGGCAACGGCACGGGAGTGATCGACGCCGACTACGCGGGACCGCTGCTGATCTCGGCCTGGAACCGCAACCCCGGCGGGGCCGGCATCCGGATCGAGCCCGGCGACCGCATCGCCCAGCTCGTCTTCACCCGGGTGACGCGGCCGACCCTGACGGTGAAGGCCGCCGAGGCGCCACGAACCGAGGACCAGGCCGTCGAGGCGCCCGGCGGGCGCGGCAGCGGCGGCTTCGGCTCCACGGGGCGGCGCTGA
- a CDS encoding HpcH/HpaI aldolase/citrate lyase family protein has product MTEIRPRRSVLAMPGSNPRLLEKARTLPADVVMIDLEDGVAPETRAATREAVARAVAEGGFGPREVLVRINALDTPYGEADLAAIAPAGPDAIVVPKVTGPDALVAVGSRLRRLGAPDRTRTWAMIESPMAILHLAEIASSARDVDTRLACLMVGPNDLAKASRLRLGVPGRPALMPWLMSVIAAARAYEIDVIDGIYNDFRDAEGFAGECAQGRDCGFDGKMLIHPDQIGPANAAFGPSPDEVAWARRILAAFAEPENRARGVIALDGKMVERLHAVEAGRTVALADAIAARGA; this is encoded by the coding sequence ATGACCGAGATCCGCCCCCGCCGCAGCGTCCTCGCCATGCCGGGCTCCAATCCCAGGCTCCTGGAGAAGGCCCGCACCCTGCCGGCCGACGTCGTGATGATCGACCTCGAGGACGGCGTGGCGCCGGAGACCCGGGCCGCGACCCGCGAGGCCGTCGCCCGCGCGGTCGCGGAAGGGGGCTTCGGCCCGCGCGAGGTGCTGGTGCGCATCAACGCCCTCGACACGCCCTACGGCGAGGCGGACCTCGCCGCCATCGCGCCGGCCGGCCCGGATGCCATCGTGGTGCCGAAGGTGACGGGGCCGGACGCCCTGGTGGCGGTGGGCTCGCGCCTGCGCCGCCTCGGCGCGCCCGACCGGACCCGGACCTGGGCGATGATCGAGAGCCCGATGGCGATCCTGCATCTGGCCGAGATCGCGAGTTCGGCCCGCGACGTGGACACGCGGCTCGCCTGCCTCATGGTCGGGCCGAACGATCTCGCCAAGGCCAGCCGCCTGCGCCTCGGGGTGCCGGGCCGCCCGGCCCTGATGCCCTGGCTGATGAGCGTGATCGCGGCGGCGCGGGCCTACGAGATCGACGTGATCGACGGCATCTACAACGATTTTCGCGATGCGGAGGGATTCGCAGGCGAGTGCGCGCAGGGGCGCGATTGCGGCTTCGACGGCAAGATGCTGATCCATCCGGACCAGATCGGCCCGGCCAACGCGGCCTTCGGCCCGAGCCCGGACGAAGTCGCCTGGGCCCGGCGCATCCTGGCCGCCTTCGCCGAGCCGGAGAACCGGGCGCGCGGCGTCATCGCCCTCGACGGGAAGATGGTGGAGCGCCTGCACGCGGTCGAGGCCGGACGGACCGTGGCGCTCGCCGACGCCATCGCGGCGCGAGGCGCGTGA